Below is a window of Aptenodytes patagonicus chromosome 15, bAptPat1.pri.cur, whole genome shotgun sequence DNA.
CGAGGTGGCCCTCAACCACAGCCCCTAGcgacggcccccccccccccccccaacggcCCCTGgcgtcccccgtcccccctcccccccaccgcCGCGGGGGACCCCGAGGCCCCCCGCTGCTCCGTGCCCCCCAGGAGGGCCGGGTGCCCCgtcccagcgcggcggccgggagGATGGAGAaacgagggggggggggggaccgagCCCCCGGAGCTCACGGACcgaggcggggcggggagggggggctgagcggggccggagggggcccGGAGCGCCCGGGTTCCCCCCCTCGCTGTGCTTACGCGGGTCCCGTGCCCGCCCGCTGCcgcgtggggcgggggggagtaaAGGGATGGACCGAGCTGGGTCTCCTCTGCTTtttgtccccccccgccccgcaacCGGCCCCGCTGCCCACGGCCCGctccggcccccgccccgcccacGCGGCCGCCGGTGACGCAGGGCCGcgcggcccgcccccgccgcgggtcACGTGCGCAGCcaggccccgcccctcccccccccccccccccccccccccccccgcagccgccgccgccgccgccgccgcccgccatcTCGCagccgggcgggggccgcgccCGGCGATTCCCGCCCTGCGCCGGCGCGCGCTGCGGGGCGGGGTTTGGTGACGCgcgcccgggggcgggcgggctcgtgcggcggcggcgggagcggcggcggcggcgggagcgcgcgCCATGGGGGCGGCGGAGCGCGACCTCTACCGGGACACGTGGGTCCGCTACCTGGGtgagcaccggcaccggcaccgggcacCGCATCGGGCACCAGGCACTGACACCGGGCACTACGCCGGGCACCGGGTCCCGCACACCGGGCACCGGGTCAGGCACTGGGCACTGCGTCGGGTACCGGGCACTGACACCCGCCACCGGTAGCGGGCACTGCGCCGGGCACTAGACACCGGGCACCGCGTTGGGCACCGGGTCAGGCGCCGGGTACTGGGCACCGACACCCGGCACCGGTACCGGGCACCGGGTACCGCACCGGGTAGTGGGCACTGACACCCGGCACCGGTACTGGGCACTGGGCACCGCACCGGGTACTGACACCTGTCCTCGGGCACTGACACCGGGTACTGCACCGGCTACCGGGTGCTGACACCCAGCACCAACACCGAGTACCGGTACCGGATACCAGCACCGCACACCGGGCACTGACACTGGGTACCAGTACTGCAACACCGGCACCGATACCGGGTACCAGCACCACGCAGCGGCCACCGGTCACTGTCACCGGGACTGTGCACCAGCACCGATACCGGGTACTGGCACCATGCACCGGCACCACGCACTGACACTGGTCACTGGCACCGGGTACCGGTCACAGCCACCGGTACCAGCACCGGGCACTGTCACTGGTCACCGACAGCCCAGCCGTCCGGTGGCAGCGGGGGTCCAAGGTGACCCGGCTGCTCCGAACCCCCCTGTGCAGGATCCGTCCCTGCCGCCGGCCCACCCCGCTCCCGGTGGCACGGGGACGCGGCCGGTCCCCAGCCCCGCTGACCCCCCCGACCCCCAGGTTACGCCAACGAGGTGGGCGAGTCCTTCCGCCCGCTGGTGCCGGTGCCGCTGGTGTGGGCCAGCTACGGCGTGGCCTCCGCCTACGTGACCGCCGACGCCATCGACAAGGGCCGGAGAGCTGCTGCCGTGAGTGtcgccccctccccacccctccagcctctccccccccaccccgctgacCCCCCGTCCCCCTCAGGCCCACGCGCAGGACCCCGCGCAGGCCACGCGGGTGGGGGTGGCCGTGGTGGACCACCTTCGTCTGGCAGAGCCTGGCCTCGGTGGCCATCCCCGGCGTCACCATCAACCGCCTCTGCGCCGCCTCGCTGGCCCTGCTGGGCGCCCTCACCCGCTGGCCCCTGCCCCTCCGCCGGTGGACCACCACCGCCCTGGGGCTGGCCGCCATCCCCCTCATCATCACCCCCATCGACAGGTAAGAGATGAGCAGGGTGAGGCTGCGCTAAgcctggttttggcagggctgGGACCTCGGTGACAGTAGGGACGGGGTCTCAGGGGGATTAGGGACAGGCCAGCCAGCCCCCCCCCTGCCTCGGCACAACCGCATTAACCATACCCCAGGGACCCGCCCGGgacccccctcaccccctctcccctcccaccgcAGGACGGTGGATTTCCTGATGGACTCCAGCCTCCGCAAGCTCTACAGGGTGCCGGGAGAGCCCCCGGCCCCACACTGAGCCCCCCCaggctggggaaactgaggcacgctgCTGATTTTGGGGTGCTGTGACCCATCTACTGTGAACCCTCGCTCAGGTAGTGACCCCGGAGCGGCCGCCCTGCCCCACGGCTGGTCCTAATAAACCATTTCAAGGCTGACCCTGTGCTGGGTGATGCTTGGGCACTCGTGGTGGTGCTGGAGCTGGCGGGGACCCGCCGCCACATCCCCtcctggggggagagggggacaaCGACACATGGGTCCAGCTGGGTCCCAACCCCCAGGCCCAGCACCCTATGGGCATCTCCTccctgggatggggggggggggtccctgcaccccCAATCACCCCAACAGCAGCCCCAGGTTCGAGCTGGaacccctccatccctccacagCCGCTACAAGCCTCATGGGACATACTGGGGACTGTCCCCAAGGAGCTGCCACCATGTCCAAGATCTTTGGTGATGCCTTCAGGGACCCAAATCCCCCCAACCAGGAGCCACCAGCTCCGCCAACACAGGCTGGGGCCGTGCCACCGCACCTGGAAGCCACATCTCCTGGTACCAGGAGGTACCACCAGGAGATACGGCTTCCAGGCACAGTGGCATGTCCCCAGCCCATGGTGACATCCACATGGTACCACCAGGAGAAgctttagagaaaagaaaaccacctTTTATTGGGGAGGAAGGGGATCACTGGCTCGAGCCGAGCCCTGCGCCAGGCTGCGGTAGTCTGGACCCACCTCGCCCCCTTTCTCCGGCTCCCTGGGGACCAGGCCCCCCACCACGCTCTGCAGCTCAGCGTGGAAGGGACACTGCCGCCTcggccgccgccgtccccgccggCGCCCGCCCAGGCGCCAGGCAGTCAAGGCCAGCCCCAGCAGACCCCCCACCAGGGCGGCTGCCACCAGGGCGCTGCCCACCAGGGCCAGCCCGGCCAGCAGGAACCTCTTCACCGTGTGGCACGGCGCTGGGGACGGCAGAaagacacaaaccaaaaaaaaacaacaaaataggGGGTTCAGAGGTTGCTTTGGCACCTGGGGCGGTGGGTTTGGGGCCACGGGGTGATGTTTGGGGTTGTCCTCTCACCTTCATACCATGGCACCTTCTCCTTCTGCACTAGCAATGGTCCAACCGTCTCCCGGTGGAGTGTCCCCTCTCCCGGGAACCCTGCAGGAGGACACGGCCTGTacagcctgtcccagccccaggaccaccaccaccaccaccgctgcccctgcaccccccccacccccccccaagatCCTGAAGGCACATGGGgccaccacagcccagccctgGTACCTGGCAGCTCTCCGGGGAGGGTGTCACCAGGGGGACAGCCGGTGTCACAGCAGTGGCACAGGGCGCTCCGGGAAGGGTCCTCCGCATTGT
It encodes the following:
- the MTFP1 gene encoding LOW QUALITY PROTEIN: mitochondrial fission process protein 1 (The sequence of the model RefSeq protein was modified relative to this genomic sequence to represent the inferred CDS: deleted 1 base in 1 codon) encodes the protein MGAAERDLYRDTWVRYLGYANEVGESFRPLVPVPLVWASYGVASAYVTADAIDKGRRAAAAHAQDPAQATRVGVAVVDTFVWQSLASVAIPGVTINRLCAASLALLGALTRWPLPLRRWTTTALGLAAIPLIITPIDRTVDFLMDSSLRKLYRVPGEPPAPH